The stretch of DNA AAAACAAGATTGGGAAGTTAGCGAAAAATTTAGCAGTCTCATCTCAACTACACTGCGGTCTCGATTACTAACAACCCAACCATAAACGAATTCTTGCTCTTCTTGTTAGTTTACAGCCGTGGAATCATTTGATAATTAAATTATTAAACGTGTCCCAATTTAAATTTGGTTGTTGCTCAATTGTTTTGATAATTCCAGCCTGATTAAAAGAAAAATAATTAGATTGCTCTAGCCGTTGAACTTGTGCTTCGTGCGTTTTTTGTGAATAAAAACCCAATAAAGTCAAACCAAAGACGACACTCATAATTATTTTAGTTATGCGTGTCAAAAAAAACACACCTCCTGAATTTATTACTCTACTATTTCAACCTACACAAAAAAAGAGTTCGTTTTTATCCTCTTTAAGGTAGATTCGTAAATCTATCAAAAGTAATAAATCAGAAAAATTTAAAATTCATAGTAAGGATTGTATGATATATCTGTGTTTCCATAATCAATTCCCATTTTATGTAGCTCTGAGGTTATTTGACTTCTGTGATGGGTTTGATGGTTAAACATCTGCACGTAATAGAAAGATCTCGACACTTTTCTATTTCTTTTCAATCTTTCACTCCAAAACTCGAAAATCTCATCGAGCCAAGTTTGAGAAAATACTTGAGATTCGCGAACAAGTTTTTCATCAAACTCAAAACGCGCAGCTTTTAATTCACTGTATTCAGAATATGGGGTAAATTCTGGATTAAATTCTGGAAGACTTTTTGTATGTATAAAAAAATAAATAGCTTCATCGATATTAATAATGTGATTCAAGGTTTTAAAAATTGAATCAAAAAACATTCCCCTATTTAAACGCAGTTGTTCGTCACTTAACTCATCACAAATTTTGAAAAGGCTTTCGTTCTGCCACTTGTTGTACAGAGCCATTGTCTTGAAGAAGTTTGACGTAATCATGATTCTTGCTCTAGGCATTTGAGTAGCAATTGTACAAAAAACAACGTTAAAGCTGTAAGCCTTCTACAGCAAAGGTTTCAAAAATTACAACTGCGATCGCTCGAAATTGGTCAATACGAGCATCAACCTAAACAGCATCATAAAAATGAATCGAGAATAATTCGAGATGAAGTATAAGCAACAACAGTAAATTTAGGTTAGTAATAACTAATGACAGATGACAAAAAATAAAAAACTAATAAATCTTAAAACATAAACTCTTACTTTTGTCTGTCTTATCAACTCATTAAAACTGTGTTTACCAAACAAAAAATATTACAAACAAAATATCTACTACAACAACAGTTAGGACATACCTCAGCAGGACATCAAACTTGGCTAGCAAAAGATTTAAACACTAACGAGAAAGTAACTATCAAACTGTTAGCTTTCAGTTCTCAAATGCACTCAAAAGAATTAAAACTCTTTCAAAGAGAAGCACAAATATTACAAAGTTTGAAACATCCTCGTATTCCCAAATATAGAGATTATTTCACTCTCAATCGGCAATTAGATAATGGTGTGATTTGGTTTGCATTAGTACAAGATTATATTCCTGGTTTTTCTCTACAAGAATTATTAGAACAGCATCAACTTTTTGATGAAGAAAAAATTAGAACAATTGCCAAAGAAATTCTAGAAATTTTGATTTATCTTCATGAATTAAATCCTCCTGTACTTCATCGCGATCTTAAACCCAGTAATTTAATTTTAGGAGAAGACGAACAAATTTATTTAATTGATTTTGGTGCAGTACAAATACAAACAACAGTTTCAGGAACAACTTTTACTGTAGTTGGAACTGCTGGTTATGCGCCTTTAGAACAGTTTTGGGGACGCGCAGTTCCTGCTTCCGATTTATATGCTTTGGGGATTACTTTGATTCATTTATTAACAGGAATTTCACCTGCAAATTTACCTTATCAAGATTCTCGCGTTCAGTTTCGCCATCTCGTTAATCTTAAACCCGATTTGATTAATTGGTTGGAAATAATTACAGAATTATCTGTAGAAAAGCGTTTTCCTAACGCTAAAATTGCTTTAGAGGCTTTAAGTTCTGATCAAGATATTGATACCTCAACAAGTAAAGAATCACCGAATCAAAAATCTTTAAATCTCAAACCAGAAAAAAGTTTAATTGAACTGAACCAAGAACAAAGACGATTAAATATTAAAATTCCAGCAGGTGGATTAGCCAGATTTAATGAAATTTTTAATGCTGGTTGTAGAGGATTGATTTTTTATTTTGTATTATTTTCTTTGAGTTTATTAATTAGTATTTTTATTCCTTATATTGGATTGTGTCTAATCTCGTTTGTTTTTATTTATATTGTTCTTTTATGCGGAACTAAAACAGAAATTAGTTTTGAATCTAATAGTTTTCAAATCA from Stanieria cyanosphaera PCC 7437 encodes:
- a CDS encoding serine/threonine protein kinase, which codes for MFTKQKILQTKYLLQQQLGHTSAGHQTWLAKDLNTNEKVTIKLLAFSSQMHSKELKLFQREAQILQSLKHPRIPKYRDYFTLNRQLDNGVIWFALVQDYIPGFSLQELLEQHQLFDEEKIRTIAKEILEILIYLHELNPPVLHRDLKPSNLILGEDEQIYLIDFGAVQIQTTVSGTTFTVVGTAGYAPLEQFWGRAVPASDLYALGITLIHLLTGISPANLPYQDSRVQFRHLVNLKPDLINWLEIITELSVEKRFPNAKIALEALSSDQDIDTSTSKESPNQKSLNLKPEKSLIELNQEQRRLNIKIPAGGLARFNEIFNAGCRGLIFYFVLFSLSLLISIFIPYIGLCLISFVFIYIVLLCGTKTEISFESNSFQIKRKFLIKKYGKQSCPNSIIVDIFIQRTGSIFQVNIRTTNHTYNLGGALSQDEAIWLVQEIKQWLVDS
- a CDS encoding DinB family protein, with translation MPRARIMITSNFFKTMALYNKWQNESLFKICDELSDEQLRLNRGMFFDSIFKTLNHIINIDEAIYFFIHTKSLPEFNPEFTPYSEYSELKAARFEFDEKLVRESQVFSQTWLDEIFEFWSERLKRNRKVSRSFYYVQMFNHQTHHRSQITSELHKMGIDYGNTDISYNPYYEF